Genomic segment of Candidatus Equadaptatus faecalis:
AATATACGGTTCAATCTCAAACGTCTGGAGGAGAATATCGGTATGACGAACAGAGAAAAACTTGAAAAGCATCTTGAAAATCTGAAAACGTACCTCGAAGAAAGCGAATTCGGAGGACACCGCGCAGCTTCGCCGCTGCCTCTCAGCGACGCCGAAATAGCAGAACTGAACAAAACTGACACGAGCTTTTCCGACGCCGTAATGTGCATTATAGACGAAAAAGGTCTGAAAGACTCCGAAGTCTACAAAAAAGCAGACGTAAGCCGCAGCGTATTCAACAACGTCAAAAACGGGCACTGCTCGAAAGGAACGGCTATCGCCCTTGCCCTCACGCTTGAACTCAGCCTTGAGGAAACGCAGAGACTGCTGCGCAAAGCAAGAATTGTGCTCTCGGAATCCTTTGTCTTTGACAAAACCATAATGTACTGCATCATGAACAAAATATACGTGGCTGACGACGTCAACTATCTGCTCAGTCAGATAGGACAGCCGATACTCCGCGAAGCACGCTGAGCCTCCGGCTTCCCAAGAGTGCAAAAACGGTTTCCCGCCTGTGCGGGAAATTTTTTATTATGACACAAATTCCGCTGAAAATGTCATTTTGAAAATGACATTTTTTTAAAAATACGCGCTTAAATATTAGCTGTAACACAAATCCAGACAGGAAGGTGACTATTATGCAGGAGAAAGTTACGGCAGTGCAGAACAACGGAAACGGAACGGCAGTACAGGGAGAAAAGAGGAACTACAATCCAGAACTTCGTTCGGTAACAAAAATCGTCAAGACGCTCAATACGCGTTACAACTCAGAGGCTCTGACCTTTAAAACGGTATCGGACTGGCTTGTTTCGGAAGGCTACTGGGTAAAAGAAACAGGCAGGACAAAACCGACCGCCAAAGGTCTTGAAAACGGAATGTCAATGCAGAAATGCTGCCTGAACGGCAAAGAATTCGAATCAGTATACTGTGACAGAAAAATGCAGAAACTGATCTGCGACAAATTCAGCGCATTTTTTACGGCTGTTCCGGAAAAGACTGCGCAGGGCGTGAAAAGCGAACCGGTGGCAAAAACGTGGGAAGAGCTTGCAAACAGTTACTACGGGGCAGGCTCGTACAAAGAAGCCGCGGAATGTTACAGAAAAACCATTGAATGTCTCCGTGCCTGAACGGACACAGAAAAGCGGAAGCCGGCGAGCTCTACTCAATAATGGGTATACGGCTTCCGCACAATACAGACGCTAAAAAGAAGCAGCGTGAGCCCGCCGCTTCTTTTTATTGTATAATTACGGCGGAGGCGGAAAAAATGAACGCAACAGGCTGGGTTAACCCGAAAAGAAACATAACAAAACGGCTGCTTGTATCGGAATACGTCGCATACGACACCGAAACCACAGGCATAGGACGCAGCGCGGAAATAATAGATATTGGCGCGGTGCGGATTGTCAACGGCGAAATCAAAGACGTGTTCGAAACGCTTGTGAAACCGTCCGAACCGGTTGACGAGCGGCTTTACGACGACAGGGGATACCCGACCGCATTTTCCGTACACCACATAACAAACGCAATGCTTGAAAACGCGCCTTGCATAACGGAAGCGTTGATAAAACTCCGCGCATTTATAGGAGAACTTCCGGTGCTTGAACATTCAAGCCCCTTTGCCCCTTTTGACACGAGGCTCTTTACGAAAGCCTTCTCGCAGAAACTCGGCATAGAATATCAAAACTGCTATGTCAATACCTGCGAACTTGCCTACGCCGTCGTACCGAAACCGGCGGAAGTTCACAGCCACTCTCTTGAAACGCTCTCGCGACACTTCGGCATACGCAGTAAAGAATGTCACCGTGCACTGCCCGATGCCATAGACGCCTACAAGCTCTACGAAATACTCAAACGCCGCATGGAAGATCGCGGCATAACGCTTGAAGAACTGAGAGAAAAATCTGCCTGCCGGAAAACGGAAGAAAACGGCGCGACAGATTTCTAATCCTAAACGCAAAACTCTCAAAAAATAAAAGTTTTGCGTTTAGAAAATTAATCTACTTTCCGAAAAATACCATTTGCCGAAACTGAACGGTTCGGCACAACAAACAAAACTTAGCAACACCCAAACCGCGGTTTGGCTTTTAAGGCAATGACGAATAACAAATTACAAATGACAAATGGAAAATCGTCAGACCTTAAAACCTGAAAACAGCAGCGAAGCAAACCAAAGAAACGCAGACAGTCATTAAGGCTGTTGGCAAAAAAACTGCATGACGCAGAACGAAACGCAACAAACTGAAAACAACGCCGGCGGAGAATACTCCGAACGGCTGTGTG
This window contains:
- a CDS encoding tetratricopeptide repeat protein codes for the protein MQEKVTAVQNNGNGTAVQGEKRNYNPELRSVTKIVKTLNTRYNSEALTFKTVSDWLVSEGYWVKETGRTKPTAKGLENGMSMQKCCLNGKEFESVYCDRKMQKLICDKFSAFFTAVPEKTAQGVKSEPVAKTWEELANSYYGAGSYKEAAECYRKTIECLRA
- a CDS encoding 3'-5' exonuclease, which gives rise to MNATGWVNPKRNITKRLLVSEYVAYDTETTGIGRSAEIIDIGAVRIVNGEIKDVFETLVKPSEPVDERLYDDRGYPTAFSVHHITNAMLENAPCITEALIKLRAFIGELPVLEHSSPFAPFDTRLFTKAFSQKLGIEYQNCYVNTCELAYAVVPKPAEVHSHSLETLSRHFGIRSKECHRALPDAIDAYKLYEILKRRMEDRGITLEELREKSACRKTEENGATDF